AGACGCGCTTGAAAAACAGGCTTGTGGGGTTTTGTCATCGCATTCTTGCCGTTGGGAGGTGATTTTCTAGGCGCGCGTTAACGCTTTGGCAACCATCACGGGCCAGTTTGAGACCAACTTGATTGACAGGGCGCGCTTCCTTGCTACCCTAAGTTGAATCACCACCCCCGGGGGATACTATGGACAGGCTCACGCGCGTGCCATCAATGACAACCTTGCCCGCCTCGCGGAAATTGACCGTGATGCGGCTGCCGATGTTGGATTGCACCTGCCCCACGCCCCAATCGGGCTGGGTGGGGTGGCGCACCAACATCCCCGGTTCCAGTATCGCATTGATCCCCTCCATCACGCCCTTTCCGGTGCCCGCATGAGGACACGCGCCGATATTTCCGCGCTGGTATCATCGCGCATCTGTCATGACCTTGTCAGCCCTTTGGGCGCGATTGGCAACGGTGTTGAACTGCTGGGCATGTCCGGCGCGCCCGAAGGGCCAGAATTGCAGCTGATCAACGAAAGCGTGGAAAACGCCAACGCGCGGCTGCGGTTTTTCCGCATCGCCTTTGGGGCGGCCAGCGCCGATCAGGTCATTTCGCGCAGTGAAATCCTTGCGACCTTGTCGGCGGCGTCACGTGGTGGCCGGCTGGCCTATGAATGGCGGGCTGCGGGTGATTTGCCGCGCCGCGCCGTGCGCGCCGCCTTTCTGCTGATCCAGTGCCTTGAATCGGCGATGGCGCTTGGCGGGCATATTGTCGTTGATTTACAAGATGATACATGGGTGGTCACCGGTGAAAGCGACCGCATGAATATCGACGTCGATCTTTGGGACAGCCTGACCAATGCGCGCGCGCGCGTGCCGCTGTCCTCGGCGCTGGTGCAATTTGCGCTGCTGCCCGAAGTTCTGGACGAGTTGAAGCGCAGCCTTTCGCTGGCGTTTGACACGGGCAAAATTTCCACACGCTTCTAGGACCGAACGGCGCCATCCCCGCTCACAAGATACTTGAAACTGGTCAACTGCGCCG
This portion of the Octadecabacter sp. SW4 genome encodes:
- a CDS encoding DUF3553 domain-containing protein, producing the protein MEGINAILEPGMLVRHPTQPDWGVGQVQSNIGSRITVNFREAGKVVIDGTRVSLSIVSPGGGDST
- a CDS encoding histidine phosphotransferase family protein encodes the protein MRTRADISALVSSRICHDLVSPLGAIGNGVELLGMSGAPEGPELQLINESVENANARLRFFRIAFGAASADQVISRSEILATLSAASRGGRLAYEWRAAGDLPRRAVRAAFLLIQCLESAMALGGHIVVDLQDDTWVVTGESDRMNIDVDLWDSLTNARARVPLSSALVQFALLPEVLDELKRSLSLAFDTGKISTRF